Within Armatimonadia bacterium, the genomic segment GCCTCCTGGGTCGTGAAGTTGCCTTCAATGATACCCTCACCAGGGATCGCGCTCTTGATGACCGGGGCCATCTGGCACTTGCCGTCAAGCACGATGGCCATCAGCCGCCCGACGTTGCGCTGCGTGAACTGGTGGAAGGCGTGCTTCTTCTCTGCCTTGAGGACGAAGGTGACAACCCAGTCGCCGGTGCTGCCGGGCTGGACCTGGGATTCGGGCATAAGGTCAGAGCCCGAGTAGTCGGCCTTGGACTCGGCCAGTACGCGTTCCCACGGGACGATCTGGTTGGTGCGGGCATCGCGCCACTCGTCGTAGGTATTCTCAGAGCCGGCCGCCGTGTACTGCTGCGGGATGATGCGGAACTCCAGGAGAGCAGTGCTCTTGAGGATGCCCGCCACACGGTCTGGATCCTTGACGCCGGGGATCTCAACGATGATCTGGTCGCGGCCCTGGCGCTGGATCACAGGCTCGCGGATCTCGCCCATGGCGAAGAGACGCTTGTCAATGATGTTCTTGACCTTGTCGGCGGTGTCGGCCTCAATGGGCACGGCCTCAAGCTCGCCGGGGTCAATGGTGTACTGCGGGTACATCTCGCGCAGCAGGCTGAGAACCGCACGCTGCTGTGCTCCCGCGGTTTCACGCTTCGCGGCGCTGGTCTTGACCACGACCCGGTTCGGCGCGACCGCTTCGGCCTTCACAGACCCGCGCTGAACGTCGCCACTGCTCACCAAGTTCGCGCTGAGCAGCTTGGCCAGGATGCGCTTTTCGAGTTCTTGCTTGGATATCGATGGCCCACCGGGCTTGCTCGCGGAGCTCGTCTGCTCCTCGGCGACCGTCGCCTGGGGCTCACTACCCGCTTCGGCATTGGTGGCTTCGGGCGCAGCTTCGGCACTCTCGGGCTTTGCGGGCTCAACAGCATAGAGGAACTGCGACTTGTCTTCAGGGGTCGCAAAGCTCATGCTCGCATAGGGCAGGCAGCGCAGAACAACATGCAGGCCGCCCTGGAGGTCGAGACCGAGCTTGACGCGGGGCCGCGGCTTGTAGAGGGCAAGGGCCTTCCCAAGCTGCCACACAGGCTTATCGACTTCCTGTGCGTCCTGGCGCCCTTCGGAGGTGACTCCCTTATACTTCCTCTGGAGAGCGGTCAGGATGGTCTTCTCGTCCTCTTTGAGCTGGTTGTCATCAAGAACGACGATCTTGACCTCGACACGGTCCTTGGCCACAAGCGAGACTTCATCGAGGTCGTCCTCACTGAAGCCGCTCTCACCAAGGGCCGCTTTGACCTCTTTGGCCTTCTGCGGGTACTCGCTGGGGTTCTCTGCCAGAGGCTGGTCAAACTTGAAGACCAGCGGCACCTCGCCTGCCGTCTCCCTTGGCGGGCGACGAACGGGCTGGAAGGCCAGCAAGAACGAGCCCACAAACAACAGGATGATCCAGACAATCCACAGCTTGGTCCGCGATTGCATGGGCGACGTCTCCTTGAGGTTCTGCGAGCGGCATCCCGGCCGTCAGGTATCGGCCGTGGCTGCCCAGACGGTCATCGCGACGACGAGCGGCAGGGCAGCAGTGCCCGGTGGCGATAGACGGGCTCGCCCCGAGCCCCCTAAGGTTCGGCTCCACGCCCCACTACGACGTAAGCCGCCACAGGCTGCCGACGAGGTGTACGGGCACGGCCCCCCACGTCCGAGGTCTTCAGGTGTCTTGTAGCCCAGAGCCTGCCTGCAAGGGTACAACAGGTCCTGGCTCTACACGCTCCCGGGGCTCCAACAAAGCAAAGCCGGGACATCCGCCCGTCCCGGCCCATGCCGATCGTCCAGACTTGCTTCGGCCGCGGTCGCACACAAAATGCTCCATCCAGCAACGCCGGATGACGCACGCTCATTATAGGGGCAGGTCCGATCACTGTCAAGGAAGTCGCAGGGCGGCAAGGGGGCCCTGAGCGCACCCGATCCAGACCAATGCAGCCCCGAAGTCCTCCCTGTGGAGAGGATTTCGCAAGCCGCTCCCTGATGACCTCCCCCGGCGACCCTCAGTTTGACCCCCGGCAGGCTGGATGGTAGTATGGTGTCGAGTGTGCTTGAGATGCCATGGTCTGGAGGCTCCAGCGCGACATGAGGTCTGTTCCCCGTCGGCTTACCCGCTCCCTTGGCACATCGGTCCACGGAGTGCCCACATCTTGCACAGGTCTACACTCCGTCCTGCTCCCACTACCGCACTCAGCTCTATCCCCTGTTCTCAGGTTCTGCGCTCTCGCCTGCGGGCTGGCCATCATGACCTGTGGGACGGTGCTTGCCATGGACCTTACGGTAGGGCCTCAGGATGGCGACGTGATCGGCATCGACAACAACGCGCTCCAGGCCGCCGTCGACGCCGTCGCCCGCGAAGGTGGCGGAACGGTCTACGTCAAGAGCGGCACCTACTCCATGTACAACTCGCTGTTCCTGCGCTCCGGTGTGAATGTTGTCGGGCTCGGACCAGCACCCGTGCTGCAGAAGGTGGCGTCAACCAAGGTCGCTCTTGCCACCGATGCCGCCTATGGCCAGGACCGTGTAACGGTTGCCGACGCCTCCGGCCTGAGAAAGGGCACGGGCATCGCCCTCAGCGACGACGTCCACAGCAGCGCGTGGTATGTCAACGTCCGCACGATCGTCGAGGTGGAGGGCAACACGCTCGTTCTCGACGAAGCGCTGGACCTGGACTTCCTGGTCTCACGCAACGGGAAGGTCGAGACTTCCTACCCGGTGATCTGCGGCAAGGAGATGAAGCGGGCCCGGGTCGAGAACCTCGTGGCAGACGGCTCTCGCAGCACAAGCGCCCCGCTCAATGGCTGTCGCGGCGGTGCCATCTACCTGTGGAGGACCGAGGGCTGCGTGATCGACAACTGCACGGCCCGCAACTTCAATGGCGACGGCATCAGCTTCCAGGTGAGTCCGCGCACCTCGGTGACGCGCTGCAAGGTCTACCGGAACGCCGGACATGGCGTCCACCCCGGGTCGGGCTCTCATCACGTTGAGGTGAGTGGATCGCAGATCTCGGCCAACGACGGTGACGGGCTGTTCCTGTGCTGGCTGGTGAAGGACTCCAAGTTCTCGAACAACACCATCGAGCGCAATGGGCAGGACGGCATCTCCATCGGGCATGAGGATACCGACAACCTGCTGGTCTCCAACACCATCGAGCGCAACGGGCGTCATGGCGTGTGCTTCCGGGCGGAGGCGGCCTACAACGGCGGCCACCGCAACACGCTCCAGGACAACACAATCCGTGACAACGGCCAGTCGCACCCCGGCGACGGAATTCACGTCGAGGCCTTCACCTTCGACCTGAACATAATAGGGAACACCATCGAGGATACGATGCGTGACGCGAAGGTTACCCAGCGCAACGGCATCTACCTGGCGAAGGGCGTGGACGGGATCAGGACGCGCGGCAACACCATCCGAGCGAATGCCGACGAGGTGATCGCGGACGAGTCCGAGGGCCAGAAGAACTCGCTGCAGCTCTGAGGATAGGCGGGGCAAGTGGCAGGTCGGAAGGGACGCCGGCCATCACGCAAAACGCAGAGGCGCAGCCACCCTGGCTGCGCCTCTTTTGTTGCCTACTACGGCTTGTGCTCAGTCTTCCTCCTCGCCGAAGACCTCGGCCTCGAACCACGAGACCTTGGCACCACGGCGGTAGGCGTCGGCCGGCAGTCCGGCCTTGCGACACGTATGCCTGAGGAACTCCTCGCGGTTCCACCCCCACTCAGGCGCGACCTGGGGCAGAAGCAGTCCTCGGAAGGGTCCCTTCTCCACGACCAGGCCATGGCGACCGACCTCGATGGCCTCCAGATCGGGCACAGGCGTCACAGGGGACATGACAGAGATCTCAAGGTGTATCTGGGGTTCCTCTTCGGCCGTCACCGGCGGGAAACGGGGATCCTCCAGTGCCGCTGCGCGAGCCATCTCCCTGACCGTCAGGAGGAGCGGGTACACGGGCTCGATATGGCCGATGCAGCCCCGGAGCATACCGCCCAGTTTGAGCGTCACGAAAGCGCCACTGGGACGCCGCAGGACGGGGTCATCAGTCTCCAGGGACGGCTCCGAGGCAAGGTCGACGGCATGGCGCAGCGACTGACGGGCAACGCACAGCAGCCTCTGTTTCTGTTCCTCGGTCAGCATTGCACTCACCTCGTGGAGCCTGCGGCCTGCGGCGGGAGACGCCTCCCGGGCTGCCCTAGTGAGCGGGCGGCTTGACTGTCTTGAGGCCGTCCCCGAGCTTGAAGAGCATGTTGCCGGCGAACAGCACCATGATAGCGATTGCCATCTGCACCATCCTTGCCCCCAGAGGGCGCAAGTCCGGGTTGCGGCCGAAGCGCATCAGCAGGCCGATGATAAGGCCTACCGGCGGGCAGAAGACGCACAGCACGAACAGCCCGAGGATGGTGGCGCGGCTTACCTGGACGATGTCGGGACGGAGGTTGCCACGGACCTGCGCGATGCCTCGCGTGGTGGCCATGGCAAGCCGTACCTGGCCGAAGGCGATCAGAAGCCCGGAAACACCAAGGCCCAGCAGGATGAAGCCGAGCATCAGGGGGCTGCCGAGGTTCGAAAGGCTGCGGAAGGCCTTGGGCTTGAGAAGGGCGACAAGGTCGTCAAAGCCGCCGCCGGCTTTGATGCGGCTCAGCGCGACCAGGACAAGGGCGACGCCCAGGACCAGGGCGATACCGGCGGAGACCCAAGAGGTGGTGCGCTCCTGAGCCATGCGCTCGGCCTCCTGCACGTCAAAGGCTCGGATGCGGGTCTCCTCGGCCGACTTCTCCCCTACCGCCATCGTACCGGAGGATGCTCCTGCCACAGTGTGCTGGCCGCTCCCAATCCGGGCGGCCATGCTCATCTGGCGGAGCACCTCGCGCTCTTTGTCGCGCTCGGCAAGTAGGTCTGTCCCGCAATCCATACAGTGAGCGTCTGTCTTGGCGACCTCATGGCCGCACTTGGGGCACAACGGCATTACGGTGGTCCTCCCTAGGCGGAGACGCGCGGACAATCCGTCATGGATTGCGATGCCGGCACGGTTGGAGCTCAGGATCCTCGGGCGTGGAGCGTCTTTGGCACGATTATCGGGCAACCTGAGGGGCTTGTCAACGGGTCGCGAGGCAATCCTGAGCGAAAGACCCGGGAGGACAGGAGGGATGCGGGGCCCTGCGGGGAAGTTGCTGTCGCCCGGTCCTCGTGGCGTCACGGATGACACTCTTTGTACTCCGCGGAGCAGTGACTACGCCTCCACGGCGCCGGCAGGA encodes:
- the secD gene encoding protein translocase subunit SecD, with translation MQSRTKLWIVWIILLFVGSFLLAFQPVRRPPRETAGEVPLVFKFDQPLAENPSEYPQKAKEVKAALGESGFSEDDLDEVSLVAKDRVEVKIVVLDDNQLKEDEKTILTALQRKYKGVTSEGRQDAQEVDKPVWQLGKALALYKPRPRVKLGLDLQGGLHVVLRCLPYASMSFATPEDKSQFLYAVEPAKPESAEAAPEATNAEAGSEPQATVAEEQTSSASKPGGPSISKQELEKRILAKLLSANLVSSGDVQRGSVKAEAVAPNRVVVKTSAAKRETAGAQQRAVLSLLREMYPQYTIDPGELEAVPIEADTADKVKNIIDKRLFAMGEIREPVIQRQGRDQIIVEIPGVKDPDRVAGILKSTALLEFRIIPQQYTAAGSENTYDEWRDARTNQIVPWERVLAESKADYSGSDLMPESQVQPGSTGDWVVTFVLKAEKKHAFHQFTQRNVGRLMAIVLDGKCQMAPVIKSAIPGEGIIEGNFTTQEAGDLRLLLNAGALPVPLEIAENRTVSATLGQDTIDRSVRAGLIGFIAVVVFMLLYYRLPGLLADIALVLYVMIVLAVVAISQQVKGIGGITLTLPGIAGVIISIGMAVDANVLIFERLREELRSGKSMRSAVAAGFDRAWTAIVDSNATTLITCAVLYFLGTSIIKSFAAMLFIGVVCSFFTAVTVSRWLVSAVAESRFGNNPALFGVTPEEIGADPATRR
- a CDS encoding right-handed parallel beta-helix repeat-containing protein; this translates as MDLTVGPQDGDVIGIDNNALQAAVDAVAREGGGTVYVKSGTYSMYNSLFLRSGVNVVGLGPAPVLQKVASTKVALATDAAYGQDRVTVADASGLRKGTGIALSDDVHSSAWYVNVRTIVEVEGNTLVLDEALDLDFLVSRNGKVETSYPVICGKEMKRARVENLVADGSRSTSAPLNGCRGGAIYLWRTEGCVIDNCTARNFNGDGISFQVSPRTSVTRCKVYRNAGHGVHPGSGSHHVEVSGSQISANDGDGLFLCWLVKDSKFSNNTIERNGQDGISIGHEDTDNLLVSNTIERNGRHGVCFRAEAAYNGGHRNTLQDNTIRDNGQSHPGDGIHVEAFTFDLNIIGNTIEDTMRDAKVTQRNGIYLAKGVDGIRTRGNTIRANADEVIADESEGQKNSLQL
- the amrA gene encoding AmmeMemoRadiSam system protein A, which gives rise to MLTEEQKQRLLCVARQSLRHAVDLASEPSLETDDPVLRRPSGAFVTLKLGGMLRGCIGHIEPVYPLLLTVREMARAAALEDPRFPPVTAEEEPQIHLEISVMSPVTPVPDLEAIEVGRHGLVVEKGPFRGLLLPQVAPEWGWNREEFLRHTCRKAGLPADAYRRGAKVSWFEAEVFGEEED
- a CDS encoding zinc ribbon domain-containing protein, which gives rise to MPLCPKCGHEVAKTDAHCMDCGTDLLAERDKEREVLRQMSMAARIGSGQHTVAGASSGTMAVGEKSAEETRIRAFDVQEAERMAQERTTSWVSAGIALVLGVALVLVALSRIKAGGGFDDLVALLKPKAFRSLSNLGSPLMLGFILLGLGVSGLLIAFGQVRLAMATTRGIAQVRGNLRPDIVQVSRATILGLFVLCVFCPPVGLIIGLLMRFGRNPDLRPLGARMVQMAIAIMVLFAGNMLFKLGDGLKTVKPPAH